A genomic stretch from Salarias fasciatus chromosome 18, fSalaFa1.1, whole genome shotgun sequence includes:
- the LOC115405668 gene encoding RING finger protein 224-like, which produces MAEADSTEASDATDPRPDDEYECKICYNFFDLERRSPKLLSCSHTFCQECLDTLHAREGRGWRIGCPVCRHRTPVPDYRVRNISTNTALTAALRRQQPADGASSTRTHAETQTETGPSVSSANPRDTDDDCESCKHVAFALSCVCAIFSFLAMVVLLFLGLIFVHNFNHIASPVGLVCLFVASVLALFSLILTWLICMLKYRPDAEASSFSSLTSNVM; this is translated from the coding sequence ATGGCGGAGGCTGACAGCACGGAGGCCAGCGACGCGACCGATCCGCGTCCGGACGACGAGTACGAGTGCAAGATCTGCTACAACTTCTTCGACCTGGAGCGGCGCAGCCCcaagctgctgagctgctcgcACACCTTCTGCCAGGAGTGTCTGGACACGCTGCACGCCAGGGAGGGCCGGGGATGGAGGATCGGCTGCCCGGTGTGTCGCCACCGCACCCCGGTGCCGGACTACCGGGTGCGCAACATCTCCACCAACACGGCGCTGAccgcggcgctgcggcggcagcagccGGCGGACGGGGCGTCAAGCACGAGGACACACGCGGAGACGCAGACAGAGACGGGTCCGTCCGTCTCCTCTGCCAACCCCCGGGACACCGACGACGACTGTGAGTCCTGCAAACACGTCGCGTTCGCGCTGAGCTGCGTGTGCGCCATCTTCTCCTTCCTCGCCATGGTGGTGCTCTTGTTTCTGGGCCTCATCTTTGTGCACAACTTCAACCACATCGCGTCGCCCGTCGGCCTCGTGTGTCTGTTCGTCGCCAGTGTCCTCGCCTTGTTCTCCCTCATTCTGACCTGGCTGATCTGCATGTTGAAGTACCGACCGGACGCGGAGGcgagcagcttcagctccctCACGTCCAATGTAATGTGA